Proteins from one Podarcis raffonei isolate rPodRaf1 chromosome 1, rPodRaf1.pri, whole genome shotgun sequence genomic window:
- the NDUFV1 gene encoding NADH dehydrogenase [ubiquinone] flavoprotein 1, mitochondrial: MLAARPLVLRGACAQARLLSAAAAPESAPPKKTQFGPLKDEDRIFTNLYGRHEWRLKGALSRGDWYKTKEILLKGVDWILNEIKTSGLRGRGGAGFPTGLKWSFMNKPPDGRPKYLVVNADEGEPGTCKDREIMRHDPHKLVEGCLVAGRAMGARAAYIYIRGEFYNEASNLQVAIREAYEAGLVGKDACGSGYDFDVFVVRGAGAYICGEETALIESIEGKQGKPRLKPPFPADVGVFGCPTTVANVETVAVAPTICRRGGTWFAGFGRERNSGTKLFNISGHVNTPCTVEEEMSIPLRDLIERHAGGVRGGWDNLLAVIPGGSSTPLIPKSVCETVPMDFDGLVQAQTGLGTAAVIVMDKSTDIVRAIARLIEFYKHESCGQCTPCREGVDWMNKVMWRFVKGNAQVAEIDALWEISKQIEGHTICALGDGAAWPVQGLIRHFRPELEERMRQYSESKVQQASG, encoded by the exons ATGTTGGCGGCTCGGCCTCTGGTGCTCCGCGGAGCCTGCGCTCAGGCGCGTCTCCTTTCCGCCGCTGCAGCTCCGGAATCG GCACCTCCCAAAAAAACACAGTTTGGGCCCCTCAAGGATGAGGATCGCATCTTCACGAATCTTTATGGGCGCCATGAGTGGAG GTTGAAAGGGGCTTTGAGCCGAGGTGACTGGTATAAAACCAAGGAAATCCTGCTGAAGGGTGTTGATTGGATCTTGAATGAGATAAAGACTTCAGGTCTGAGAGGCCGTGGGGGGGCTGGTTTCCCCACTGGTCTTAAGTGGAGCTTCATGAATAAACCCCCAGATGGCAG ACCCAAATACTTGGTGGTGAATGCAGATGAGGGGGAGCCAGGAACCTGTAAGGACAGAGAGATCATGCGTCATGACCCCCATAAACTGGTGGAGGGCTGCCTAGTTGCAGGGAGAGCTATGGGAGCCCGAGCTGCCTACATTTATATTCGTGGAGAATTCTATAACGAGGCCTCAAACTTGCAG GTGGCAATCAGGGAGGCCTATGAAGCCGGATTGGTGGGCAAGGATGCTTGTGGCTCTGGCTATGACTTCGATGTCTTTGTGGTAAGAGGAGCAGGTGCCTACATCTGtggcgaggagacagcacttatCGAATCCATTGAGGGCAAGCAGGGCAAGCCACGCCtcaagcctcccttcccagctgacgTGG GAGTGTTTGGTTGCCCTACTACAGTGGCAAATGTGGAAACTGTCGCTGTGGCACCCACCATCTGCCGTCGAGGAGGTACCTGGTTTGCTGGCTTTGGACGTGAGCGCAACTCTGGAACCAAACTCTTCAATATCTCAGGCCATGTCAACACACCCTGTACTGTAGAAGAGGAGATGTCAATACCGCTACGTGATCTGATTGAACGACACGCAG GTGGTGTTAGAGGTGGCTGGGATAACCTGCTTGCTGTAATTCCTGGAGGGTCATCCACCCCCCTCATCCCCAAGTCAGTGTGTGAGACGGTGCCGATGGACTTCGATGGGTTGGTGCAGGCACAGACTGGGCTTGGGACAGCAGCTGTCATTGTCATGGACAAATCG ACAGATATAGTTCGAGCCATCGCCCGACTCATTGAATTCTACAAACATGAGAGCTGTGGGCAGTGCACACCATGCCGAGAAG GTGTTGACTGGATGAACAAGGTGATGTGGCGTTTTGTGAAAGGCAATGCACAAGTGGCAGAGATTGATGCGCTTTGGGAGATTAGCAAGCAAATTGAGGGACATACAATCTGTGCCCTGGGAGATGGGGCTGCTTGGCCTGTACAG GGATTGATTCGTCACTTCCGTCCAGAGCTGGAGGAACGGATGAGACAGTACAGTGAATCTAAGGTGCAGCAGGCATCTGGGTAA
- the GSTP1 gene encoding glutathione S-transferase P translates to MPGKYTITYFPVRGRCEAMRMLLADQGQEWKEDVVTMEIWTKGDLKKSCVFGQLPRFQDGDFLLYQSNAILRHLARNHGLYGQDAREATLLDMVNDGVEDLRVKYGRLIYQNYEGGKADYIKALPGELRPFENLLAQNDGGKTFIVGKQISFADYNLLDLLNVHLVLAPDCLASLPLLASYVQRLNARPLLKAFLESDAHKQRPINGNGKQ, encoded by the exons A TGCCTGGAAAATATACGATCACCTATTTCCCCGTACGCG GGCGCTGTGAGGCCATGAGGATGTTGCTGGCTGATCAGGGGCAGGAGTGGAAAGAGGATGTGGTAACCATGGAGATTTGGACCAAGGGTGACCTCAAGAAATCTTGT GTCTTTGGCCAGCTGCCTAGATTTCAGGATGGAGACTTTCTTCTGTACCAGTCCAACGCGATCCTGCGCCACTTGGCAAGGAATCACG GACTCTATGGTCAAGATGCCCGTGAAGCGACGCTGCTGGACATGGTGAATGATGGAGTGGAGGACCTGCGTGTTAAATATGGCCGCCTCATCTATCAAAACTAT GAGGGTGGCAAAGCGGACTATATCAAGGCCTTGCCGGGAGAGCTGCGTCCTTTTGAGAACCTTCTGGCTCAGAATGATGGTGGGAAGACCTTCATTGTAGGCAAACAG atCTCCTTTGCTGACTACAATCTGCTTGATCTATTAAATGTGCATTTGGTCCTGGCCCCCGACTGCCTGGCTTCCCTCCCCTTGCTGGCTAGCTATGTGCAGCGGCTCAATGCCCGACCGCTCCTCAAAGCTTTCTTGGAGTCTGATGCCCACAAGCAGCGCCCCATCAATGGGAATGGCAAGCAATGA